The DNA window ATCTCCAGTTCCCCGAACAGTTCGAGGGCTTCCTCGCGAAAGGTGTCTCCGACCGATCTCATCATGCCATGACCATCTGCACGACCTTGAGCAGCTGCTCGGGCTTGAACGGCTTGACGATCCAGCCGGAAGCGCCGGCGGCCTTCCCTTCCTGCCGCTTGGCCTCCTGGGTTTCCGTCGTCAGCATGATGATCGGCAGGAACCGCAGCCCCGGACTCTGACGGACGCTGCGGATCAGTTCGATGCCGTTCATCTGCGGCATGTTAAGGTCGGTGATCAGCATGCTGACCTGTTCAGTTTCGAGCTTGCTCA is part of the Desulfuromonadales bacterium genome and encodes:
- a CDS encoding response regulator, translating into MAKKIMTVDDSPTIRQMLAMALKGAGYEVVEAEHGKDALSKLETEQVSMLITDLNMPQMNGIELIRSVRQSPGLRFLPIIMLTTETQEAKRQEGKAAGASGWIVKPFKPEQLLKVVQMVMA